CTCTGCAGAGTTAACCCGGGATATGGACGATAAACCGATTGGTTTGAGCGAATTCGAAAAAACCTTGGTGAAAAAAGGATCGATCATTTTTGGCGGGTTGTTTGAGCCCGTCAAACTCTCTGAAGCAAAGACCGAAGACTTTCAAAGCCTATGGGATGAGATGAGGTCCAAGATTCTTCATCGCAATATGGGGCTTTAAGTTACAGCGTCTAGGCACCAAATTTCTTTTTCAGAAATTTTGTGTAAAAAGCTTCTAGTGCAAAGGAGCCGATGAGGGCGCCAATCAATGCAATTGCGCTGCCAGGAGCATTTTCAATAACGCTCACCAAAAGCGTAACAAATAAGTAGAGATTGATAATGATGGCTGTCCAGAGCGGCCATTGTCTAGCGCCAGTCTTCTTGCGAACCTTCAGATGACCATAGGTAATGGCGGCATAGACCAATAAGAATGCTAGGCTGGCCATCTGCCCAACGATATCGAGCGGAAATATCAACACCAAGATGGTCACAAAGAGGGCGGATGCGCTGAGTGCGCCTGTCCGTGTTTTGAGAATCGTTTGGCCCAGCATTTGAGAGATTGAAGTTTTGCTCACCATATCGGCTGCAATATTAGAGGCGGCAAAAATCGTGGCATTGAGTGCTGCTGCGCAGGCGAGCAATGCTGCTGCGCCAATCACGGCAAACCCCATCTTACCTGCAACGATCTGCGCTGCATTTGCAAGAACATGACCATTAAATTGCTGCATCTGTTCTGGTGGCAACAGTAGGACTGTTGTGCTACTTACTAATACATAGGCAATCGTCACCAATATCAAAGCGGAAAACATCGCAAGCGGCAGTTCCTTTTGGGGTTTTTGCATGGCGTTTGATGAATTCGTCACTACGCCAAAACCTTGATAGTTGATATACAGAATGCCGGTAGCAATCGCTATGCCGTTGATGGATCCGCCAGCGGATTTAAACGCGCTGATATCGGCAACGTGGATACCCTCAATTGAATACAGTAAGAGAGCGATAGTGACAAAGCCGATAGCCAGTGTTTCAGCGCGACCGACAAAATTGGTGCCAAGTACATTGATGCCGGCACACAAAACTACGATACCAGCGCCGACCATTTTCACTTCAGTTGGCGAAAGACTGCCACCAAGCAGTGTATTGGTGTATTCAGAAAACCCGGCAGCATAAAGAGCGGCAGCAATTAAATACGCAATGTATTGAAAATTATTCAGGCCGCCCGCAATAACGCCGGGCCCAAAACTCATGACAGTAAAAGTAGCAGCGCCGCCACTACTTGGAAATGTGGCGCCTAATTTGGCGTATGAGTAAACAGAGAATGAGGCTGCAATGGCGCCAATCAGAAAAGCCAGGGGAATATGTGTTCCAGCATGCATGCTGGCTGTGCCAAGTAGAGAGAAGAGGCCGGCACCCATCATGCCGCCTATGCCCAAGGCGGTAGCGGAAAAAAGGCCAATAGCCTTGCCGTGCTTACTTGCTGTCTTTAAGAGCGCTGAATTCACAGAGATTTCTAGAGCCTGACTTGGGTTGGGTGGGGCTTGTATTTGAGCATAATGCCCCCATATTTAGCCATAACTAGAGTATTTGGTGCCCAGGAAGGGACTCGAACCCCCACAACCTTACGATCGCCAGCACCTGAAGCTGGTGCGTCTACCAATTTCGCCACCTGGGCATGGCTCTATTATAGAGGGATAGGCATTTTTCGCCCTTTTCAACCCAATTTGGCTTTTTCCCTTCAGACTTGGTGGTTTGATACAGTAGCCTTAATTCATAACAAAAATAGCTATATAAGGCATGTATTGCCGAAGGAATTAAATGCGTAAAGCAAAAGACTTGGTGCCACGTGAGGCTGACCGCTTAGGAACAGTCCAAGGGCATCGAGACGGATTTGGATTTGTCATTCCCGATGATGGTGGTGAAGACATATTTCTCTCGGAAAGAGAAATGTCCCGCGTCATGCACGGCGATAGAGTAAATGTCAGAGTATTAGGAACAGATCGACGTGGTCGTCCAGAGGGGCAGATCGTTGAAGTGGTTCTGCATGCTAATAAAGTCGTGATTGGACGACTCTTAAATGAGAATGGTGTTTTGATTGTTGCGCCTGAAGATAAGCGCATTGGTCACGACATTTTAATTCCACCTAAGGCTCAAGGTAATGCCAAGCTTGGACAAGTAGTTAGCGTTGAGATCATTGATTATCCGGATAGCTATCGCCAGGCGGTAGGTCGTGTAGTCGAGGTCTTAGGCGAGATTGATGATCCCGGAATGGAGATCGAGATTGCCGTGCGCAAGTATGGCGTTCCTCATGAGTTCTCGGCTGCAGCTATGAAAGAAGCAGCTGCTTTGCCAGACACGGTTCAGCAGGCGGATTTAGAAGGTCGTGTCGATTTACGTGATGTACCGCTGGTAACAATTGACGGTGCAGATGCTCGCGATTTTGATGATGCGGTTTATTGTGAGCCGGTCATGTACGGTAAGACTAAAGCGTGGCGTCTGATTGTCGCTATTGCCGACGTCTCTCATTATGTAAAGCCGGGCCAGCCATTAGACGATGATGGTCTGTTACGGGCGACTTCAGTATATTTCCCAAGGCGCGTGATTCCGATGTTGCCGGAGAAGATTTCAAACGGCCTTTGCTCACTAAATCCAGGGGTAGATCGACTGTGTATGGTCTGCGACTCTGTAGTTGATAACAATGGCATTGTGTTGGCATACCAGTTTTATCCAGCGGTAATGCATTCTGCACAGCGCTTTACGTATGACACTGTCTGGGAAATCCTCTCTAATAGTAAGGGTCCTGAAGCAGCGCGTTTTGCGCCGTTTCGCCCCTTACTGACCAATCTCTATTCTCTTTACAAAATTCTGTTGGCTGCGCGTGAGAAGCGGGGCGCTATCGAATTTGAAACCACTGAGACTCAAATTATTAGTAATGAGCTAGGTAAGATTCTTCGCATTGAGCCGCGTATCCGTAATGATGCGCATCGCTTAATTGAAGAGTGCATGTTGACTGCTAACGTTTGTGCTGCTGACTTCATCGAGAAGAATAAACATCTGAGCTTGTATCGTGTTCATGGTGAGCCATCAGAAGAAAAGCTGATGACCTTGCGCCAAGTTCTGCGAACCTCAGGCCTATCTTTGGGCGGTGGTGAAAAACCAAAGCCGCGCGATTTTGCCAAGTTAATTCGTGAGATTAAAGATCGTCCTGATGCCAATATGCTTCAGTCAGTTGTCTTGCGCTCTATGCAGCAAGCGATGTATCAACCAGATAACGAAGGCCACTTTGGTCTGGCATATCCTGCTTACTCACACTTCACGAGTCCGATCCGTCGCTATCCGGATTTATTGACACACCGAGTCATAAAGTCGATTCTGCAGAAAAAGCCGTATGTTCCAGTCTTGCCGCCGAAGGTTCCACTGAACTTAACCTTGCCGCGTAAGGGCAAAGGTCGTGAGAACGCAGTGAATGCTAAGAAATCCCAAAGCGATGCAAAAGCAGGGGTTGAAAAAGGGGCTAAGCCACCCAAAGGCGCTAATGCAGCATTGCCAATCTGGGGTCAGTTGGGCGTGCATTGCTCATCAAATGAGCGTCGCGCAGATGAAGCGTCGCGCGATGTGGAGGCATGGCTCAAGTGTTATTACATGCGCGACCATTTGGGCCAAGAATACGCCGGCACAGTAACGGGTGTTGCCAACTTTGGTTTATTTATTCAGCTGGAAAATCTTTTTGTCGAAGGCATGGTGCACGTCACCGAGCTGGGTGGGGATTACTTCCAATACGACGAGGCTCGCCAAGAGTTGCGTGGTGAGCGTACAGGTATTCGTTATCGCTTAGGTGATCGTATGCATGTATTGGTAAGTCGCGTTGACCTGGATGCTCGCAAGATTGAATTTAGCCTTGTTAAATCGGTTGGCGCAGAACCAGGT
The window above is part of the Polynucleobacter sp. AP-Kolm-20A-A1 genome. Proteins encoded here:
- a CDS encoding APC family permease, encoding MNSALLKTASKHGKAIGLFSATALGIGGMMGAGLFSLLGTASMHAGTHIPLAFLIGAIAASFSVYSYAKLGATFPSSGGAATFTVMSFGPGVIAGGLNNFQYIAYLIAAALYAAGFSEYTNTLLGGSLSPTEVKMVGAGIVVLCAGINVLGTNFVGRAETLAIGFVTIALLLYSIEGIHVADISAFKSAGGSINGIAIATGILYINYQGFGVVTNSSNAMQKPQKELPLAMFSALILVTIAYVLVSSTTVLLLPPEQMQQFNGHVLANAAQIVAGKMGFAVIGAAALLACAAALNATIFAASNIAADMVSKTSISQMLGQTILKTRTGALSASALFVTILVLIFPLDIVGQMASLAFLLVYAAITYGHLKVRKKTGARQWPLWTAIIINLYLFVTLLVSVIENAPGSAIALIGALIGSFALEAFYTKFLKKKFGA
- the rnr gene encoding ribonuclease R → MRKAKDLVPREADRLGTVQGHRDGFGFVIPDDGGEDIFLSEREMSRVMHGDRVNVRVLGTDRRGRPEGQIVEVVLHANKVVIGRLLNENGVLIVAPEDKRIGHDILIPPKAQGNAKLGQVVSVEIIDYPDSYRQAVGRVVEVLGEIDDPGMEIEIAVRKYGVPHEFSAAAMKEAAALPDTVQQADLEGRVDLRDVPLVTIDGADARDFDDAVYCEPVMYGKTKAWRLIVAIADVSHYVKPGQPLDDDGLLRATSVYFPRRVIPMLPEKISNGLCSLNPGVDRLCMVCDSVVDNNGIVLAYQFYPAVMHSAQRFTYDTVWEILSNSKGPEAARFAPFRPLLTNLYSLYKILLAAREKRGAIEFETTETQIISNELGKILRIEPRIRNDAHRLIEECMLTANVCAADFIEKNKHLSLYRVHGEPSEEKLMTLRQVLRTSGLSLGGGEKPKPRDFAKLIREIKDRPDANMLQSVVLRSMQQAMYQPDNEGHFGLAYPAYSHFTSPIRRYPDLLTHRVIKSILQKKPYVPVLPPKVPLNLTLPRKGKGRENAVNAKKSQSDAKAGVEKGAKPPKGANAALPIWGQLGVHCSSNERRADEASRDVEAWLKCYYMRDHLGQEYAGTVTGVANFGLFIQLENLFVEGMVHVTELGGDYFQYDEARQELRGERTGIRYRLGDRMHVLVSRVDLDARKIEFSLVKSVGAEPGGSSNRRQLLLATDTGRPNKKAASKKSRPDNKIPQKPSGINVNAAKSAGTLGANQSKSKATRKNGKSKPGRVVGKPAGSKPPVRSTKARRK